The following DNA comes from Aquipuribacter hungaricus.
ACTTGGTGCCCGCGTACACGGCCTCGTCGGCCCCGCCCCGGAAGCTCGCCACCGAGGCGACGATGACGACGTCCCCGGCACCCGCCTCGAGCATGGTCGGCAGCGCGGCGCGGACGGTGAAGACCGTGCCGGTGAAGTTGGTGTCGACCATCGTCCGGACGTCCTCGTCGCTGCCGTCCAGGACGGAGCCGTAGGAGCCGATGCCGGTGTTGGCCACGACGGAGTCCAGGCGGCCGAACCGCTCGAGCGCGGTCCGGACGAGGCGGGCGTTGTCGGCGGGCTCGCGGACGTCCATCTGGACGGGGACGACACGGTCGGTGCCGAGCTCGTCGGCCAGGTCGGTGAGGCGCTCGAGACGTCGGGCCCCCACGACGACGTTCGCACCCGCGGCGACGAGGGCCTCGGTGGTGGCACGGCCGATGCCGGCGGAGGCGCCGGTGACGGCGACGACGGTCCCGGTGAGGTCACGGGGCTGCATGAGGGTCATGCGCCCGACGCTAGGGGGCGGGGCGGGCCCCCGCGAACCCTGACCTCGCAGCGGACCGGGTCCGCACCCACGGCCGGCGGGTGCCCTCCACAGGTCCCGCCCGGCTCTTTACGGGCCAGTCCGGCTGACCTAGCGTCGGCGTCCCGAGCCGGGCTGAGCAGCGGACCGAGCCGAGGACCCCGAGGAGTGACATGCCGCGCGTGGTGCGTTCCGCCATCGTCCAGACCGCGTGGACCGGCGACAAGGAGTCGATGCTCGACCTGCACGAGAAGCACGCCCGGGACGCCGCCGCACAGGGCGCGCAGGTGATGTGCTTCCAGGAGCTGTTCTACGGCCCGTACTTCTGCCA
Coding sequences within:
- a CDS encoding SDR family oxidoreductase, whose translation is MTLMQPRDLTGTVVAVTGASAGIGRATTEALVAAGANVVVGARRLERLTDLADELGTDRVVPVQMDVREPADNARLVRTALERFGRLDSVVANTGIGSYGSVLDGSDEDVRTMVDTNFTGTVFTVRAALPTMLEAGAGDVVIVASVASFRGGADEAVYAGTKFAQQGFAGSIDRELREKGIRVTTINPAGVETEFAIGKGRTEGDPSLSEYLRPEMVAHAVVTTLQQPREMRTQSWAMWSMGQGS